DNA from Amycolatopsis sp. DSM 110486:
GACCGGTAAGCTTCTGGCTGGCTACACATGCCCTCGTAGCTCAGGGGATAGAGCACCGCTCTCCTAAAGCGGGTGTCGCAGGTTCGAATCCTGCCGGGGGCACCCTGCTCCATCAACGCGGATCGCCCGTCTACCAGCACAAGCGCTGGTGATGGGCGATCGCACGTTATGCGGCTGTGTGCGGTCAGATGTGCCCAGTCGCCCCGAGGGCGCCCCGAGGCCGAGGACCATCTGCCGCCTTCCCGGTCGGCCTGCTTCAGGGAGCCTGCGCTTCACGGGAATGAAGGGCGCCGTCCGCGCGGGCTTTCTCGGCGATGGCCTGGAGGGCGGAGATGTGCTCGGCGAGGGTGGCGCGGCCGGCGGTGGTGAGGTTGAGCCAGGTGCGCGGCCGCTTGCCGACGTAGCCCTTGCGGACTTCGACGTAGTCGTTCTTGGACAGTGTGGTGACCTGTTTGGACAGTGCGGAGTCGGAGAGCTGCACCGAGTCCCGGACGAATCCGAACTCGGCCCATTCCGCGGCGGCGAGCAGGGAGACGATGGCCAGTCTTGTTGGATCCAGCAGGAGCTGGTCGAAGTCGGCCACCGGTTCAGTCCCTCTCCTGCCGGCGCAGCAGCCACAGCTTGAACCCGGGGTCCACGAACACGATGTAGAGCCCGGTCAGCGCACCGTAGTAGACCTTGCCGTGCGGCGCGTCGAGCGTCCCGGTGACCACGGCGACGGCGATCCCGATGCCGAGGATGGGCGCGATGCGCAGCAGACGCGCGGCGACGGACAAGCTCCGGTCCGACACCAGCACCGGGCGGCCGAGGAAGGCGCTACCCGACCGGGTGGTCAGGCCGAGGGCCAGTACGACGACGAGCCCCAAAATCGCCCAGCCCACCCAGGCTTGCGCCGGCGGGAGCAGGTCGCTGGCCGCACAGCCGAGGAAGACGGCCACGCCGCCGGTGATCGACAGCCACCGGGAGCTCGCGACGGAGGCGATCACCCGCTCGCGGCTCTCGTGGATCGTGCGCAGCGCCGCCACCGCCTCGTCCGGCGTGGGTTCGTTCACCATTGCCGCCCCCTTGTCGGTTCTGTCCACTTCACGGTCCGCCTCCCCTGGGCAAGTACTTTCCCGAAGAGAAAGATAGTCTCTACTTTCCATCCAGGCAAGTAGTTGCCTCAGGGGTGATACGGCAGCGGATCGTCCAGCCCTTCCGGGGACCGCAGAGGTGGTGACGGACCGGCACTTGGGTTCAAAAGCGACTGTCCACTCGAGACTCCGGGACCGGGTATCTAGTAGGCCGGACATGGCAGTGCGGGCCGCCCCTTGAGAGGGACGGCCCGCACCGTTTACCGGGGAGGGGTCAGAACTTGCCGGCGCGAACCTGCGCCAGCGTGACGCGCGAGGACTTGTAGGTGGCGGACAAGTCATTCCACGCGGAGGTGAGCGGGAGGCCCGTGTGGGCGTCGATGGTGAGGACCTCGGCGTCGGTGCCGCCGAAGAGGGCCGGGCCGGCGGTCAGGGTGAGGGTGGGGCGGCCGCCGGTGGTGGAGTTGGCGACGGAGACGGCCGGGATGGTGGAGAGCAGGCGGAGGACGCCCGCGCGGACGTCCGGGTTCTCGGCGCCGCGGAAGAGGGCGTCGGTGGCGTTGGTCCAGAGGTTGTTGTCGATGCGGTTCTGCAGGTCCTGTCCGGTGGGGCGCGGCAGGGGCGTCTTGATGCCCTTCGCCTTGAGGATCGGCTCGTCCTTGGCCATGGCCTTGTCCCACACGCGCTGCGCGTCGGCGGGGCTGAGGCCCAGGCCCCAGGCGTTGGGGACGGCGTTGACCATCCGGGTGCGCGCCTCGGTGAGGTCGCCGGTCGCCGCGAAGCGGGCGGCGGCGACCTTGGCGGCGTCGATGGGCTCGGCGAGGTTATCGTGGTGCGCGATGGCGACGGGGAGCTGCTGCGCCGTTTCCGTGAAGTAGACGTCGCCGCTGTCGGTGTAGAGGTTGTAGGTGACGTAGGGACTTCCGTCGGGCGCGGTCGTGGTCCGGATGACCAGCGACGCGTCGCCCTGCACGGAGGCGCCGCTCGCCTTCACCGACGCGGCCAGGGTCACGAGGCGAGACTCAGGAGCCGACGCGGCGGGAGCCTGGGCCGGGGACTGCGGTGCAGGAGCCGCGACGGACACGACGAGGGCCGCCACCGCGGCCGCGCCGACGGCGCCGAGGCCGATCTTGCCCGGCACGCCCAGGCGGAAACCGCGGGCCCAGGCGAACTTCGCGCGCCGGGCCGGAGCCGCGACCGGTGTGGCCGGGGATTCCGTCATTGCCGCGCCGAGCGTCGCCCGCGCCCGTTCGTACGCCTGCGGGCGCAGCGGCGCGACGTCCTTCAGCCGGCCGACCAGTTCCAACTCGTCCATGATCACAAGCCCTCCTTCACAGTGGTGAGATTCGTCAAGAGCGCGGCCACTTCAGGCGCGTTCCGCAGCGCCTTCCGGGCCTGGTGCAACAGGCGGCGCGCGGTCCCGGCCGGCAGGCCGAGCACCCGCGCCGCGTCGGCGACGGTCAGGTCCTCCCAGGCGACCAGGGTCAGGACCTCGCGTTCCTCCGGTTTGAGCTCCGCCAGGGCCGCCCGCAGCCCCGCCTGCGTGTCGACGCGGGCGTCGACAGCCGACCAGGGGTCCCAGCCGTTCGCGAGATCCCCTGCGTCCGGCACGAGGTCCTCGGCCGGCCGCGACCGCCAGTGCCGGCGCAGGGTGTTGAGCGCGACGCCGTAGAGCCACGGGCGCGCCTCGGGGAACGACCGGTCGTACGTGCTCCGGGACGCGAAGGCCGCCACCCACACTTCGCCGAGCAGGTCCTCCGCCGCGTCACGGCCGACCCGCCGGGCGAGGTACGCGCCGATCGCGCCTTCGTGCCGGGTGATCACCTCCACGAAGGCTTCCCCGTCGCCGTCGAGCGACCTGCCGATCAGTTCCGCGTCCGACGTCATGCCGCTCCTCGTCTTTGCTCTGACCTTCCACCCGGGGATTGCCGGCTCGTCCCCAAAGTGTTCAGAACCTCCTCCCGAGAGCGCCGACGAACGCCGGTGTCGGCGCGCCGAGGCCGGTCACGTCGTCGTAGCCGGGGGTGGCGGTGAGCGCGTCGTCCTCGCCGAAGGTGGTCAGCCGGCCGGGGTCGATGTCGGTGAAGTCCTGCGCGCCGAGCGCGATCGGCGGGTCGGCCGGGTCCACGGGCAGGATGTCGCGCAGCGCGTTGCCACCGGCCAGCCCGTAGAACACGGGATTGGCGAACCCGAGCGGGTGCCCGGCGGCCTGCATCGCGTCGGCCTCGAGGCCCGCGATCAGCGGCGCCGACGCGCTCGTGCCACCACCCTCGGGGAGTTCCTCGTAGCCGGCGTCGGGGTCGGACAGGCCGGTCGCGCCGATGAGCCAGCCGTTGCCGGCGCCGGCCGAGACGTCGGGGATGACGCGGCCCGCCGCGGCGGTGCGGCCGTGCGTGGCGAGGCTGTCAGGCACGATGTGCTTCTGGTAGGCGGGTTCGGGGAACTTCCGGCTGATGCCGCCGCCGGAACCGTCCTGGAACACACCGGGCGGCGGCGCGTCGTAACCCGTTCCGGCCGCGTTGATCGACGTGAGGCGGTCGCCCCACGGGTAGTCGGCGACCACGGAGCCGTCCGCGCCGATGGCGAGGCTCGTCCCGCCGACGGCCGTGCTCCACGGGTCCGACGCCGGGAACAGCGGGTCGTCGTCGACACCCCCACCGCCGCCGTCGCCGCTGGAGAAGTCGAACCCGATGCCCTCCAGCGCGCCCTGCTGCAGGATCGGGTCCCACGGCGCCATCGACGCCGGCGAGAAGCCCAGCTCCGGCAGGCCGAACGAACCGGACGCGACGTCGGCCAGGTGCTCGTCGACGATCCGCGTCACCCCGTCCAGCCAGCTCGGCAGCAGGTCCACGTCGAAGTCGGCGCAGTCGATGCCGAGGTAAACGATGTGCGCGTCGGGCGCCGCGAGGTGCGCCGACTGGACGTCGATCGCCTCCTCCTCCGTCGGCGCGCCGCCCTTCGTCTCGCACGTGCTGTCCGCGTCCGGGCCGATGTTCTCGGTGTACTGCCCCGGCGCGAAGACGGGCTCACCGTGTGCGGCGAAGAAGCGGTTCGAGTCGGCCTCCAGTGTGGGGGTGTGGCCGCTGAGCAGGACGGCAACGGTCGTGCCCTTGCCGGTGTACGGGCTCGAGGTCAGGCCGTACGCGTGGCGCACCTGGTCGGGGGTGTAGCCGCAGAGCTGGGTGGGGGCGGTGGTGTGGCCGAAGGCCGGCGGGATCGGCTGAGTGTGCTGGCCCCAGTACTGGGAGCAGGGGAAGTCCGTGGCTTTTGCGGCGTTTGCTCGGGTTGCGGCCGCGCTCGTGCTTGTGTTGCCCAGGGCCAGCTGGTCGATCCCCGTCACGCTGACGATGTTCCCGGCCACCGCCGCCGGCACCGAAAACCCGCCCACGACACCGGCTTCGCGGATCGTCGTCGAGCCCTTCGGCCCGCTGATGACCGTGTCGAACTCGCTGATCTGCGTGGCGAACGCGGCATCGGCCTGCACGACGGTCGCGCTCACCGCGAGGTAGTGCTGGTTCGTCGCGGTGACCGTCATCCCCTGCGCTCTCACCCACGCGCTGACGGCGGAGACCTGCGCCGTGGTCGGGCCGAACTCGTGGTTGACCTGGGCGGGCGTGAGGAAGTGGCCGTAGCGGGCGTCGGCCGGGTCGGACACCGCCCGCGCGGCATCCGCCAGCCCCGGCCGGTCGGCCAGGTACACGCGCAGCGCCACCTGCCGGCCGGCGTCGAGCGGGTGCGGCGTGCCGCCGATGTCCCCGGGGTTCGGGCTGGGCAACTCGACGCGCCCGGGCGTCCCCGCGGAGGCC
Protein-coding regions in this window:
- a CDS encoding transcriptional regulator, coding for MADFDQLLLDPTRLAIVSLLAAAEWAEFGFVRDSVQLSDSALSKQVTTLSKNDYVEVRKGYVGKRPRTWLNLTTAGRATLAEHISALQAIAEKARADGALHSREAQAP
- a CDS encoding RNA polymerase sigma factor, whose product is MTSDAELIGRSLDGDGEAFVEVITRHEGAIGAYLARRVGRDAAEDLLGEVWVAAFASRSTYDRSFPEARPWLYGVALNTLRRHWRSRPAEDLVPDAGDLANGWDPWSAVDARVDTQAGLRAALAELKPEEREVLTLVAWEDLTVADAARVLGLPAGTARRLLHQARKALRNAPEVAALLTNLTTVKEGL
- a CDS encoding protease pro-enzyme activation domain-containing protein gives rise to the protein MKTHKRFFRRSAVLATAAALGVMTATALPASAGTPGRVELPSPNPGDIGGTPHPLDAGRQVALRVYLADRPGLADAARAVSDPADARYGHFLTPAQVNHEFGPTTAQVSAVSAWVRAQGMTVTATNQHYLAVSATVVQADAAFATQISEFDTVISGPKGSTTIREAGVVGGFSVPAAVAGNIVSVTGIDQLALGNTSTSAAATRANAAKATDFPCSQYWGQHTQPIPPAFGHTTAPTQLCGYTPDQVRHAYGLTSSPYTGKGTTVAVLLSGHTPTLEADSNRFFAAHGEPVFAPGQYTENIGPDADSTCETKGGAPTEEEAIDVQSAHLAAPDAHIVYLGIDCADFDVDLLPSWLDGVTRIVDEHLADVASGSFGLPELGFSPASMAPWDPILQQGALEGIGFDFSSGDGGGGGVDDDPLFPASDPWSTAVGGTSLAIGADGSVVADYPWGDRLTSINAAGTGYDAPPPGVFQDGSGGGISRKFPEPAYQKHIVPDSLATHGRTAAAGRVIPDVSAGAGNGWLIGATGLSDPDAGYEELPEGGGTSASAPLIAGLEADAMQAAGHPLGFANPVFYGLAGGNALRDILPVDPADPPIALGAQDFTDIDPGRLTTFGEDDALTATPGYDDVTGLGAPTPAFVGALGRRF